The following coding sequences lie in one Sporomusaceae bacterium FL31 genomic window:
- a CDS encoding aminotransferase, whose product MEIAQRLSLLGMENAFEVLAEVNKLKACGRNIISFAIGEPDFDTPTNIKQACIHALNSNNTHYGPSNGILPLREAIAEYITATRHIPVTANEVVVMPGGKPVIYYTIHALVNPGDEVIYPNPGFPIYESVIKFVGGIPVPAPLMEEKNFTFNTEHLESLITPKTKLIILNSPQNPTGGVLTKENLAAIAQLAIKHDLWVLSDEIYSRLIYSGKFYSISSLPGMKERTIILDGFSKTYAMTGWRLGYGVMNEQLAEQLTRLETNCESCTNTFIQYAGIEALTGPQESVQIMLEEFRARRSLIVNGLNAIRGFSCKVPEGAFYAYPNVTAACHNLGFSTSKELQQYLLYHADVAVLPGTAFGAKSNQDNNEYLRFSYATSQENILKGLQQIKQAVEQKAHP is encoded by the coding sequence ATGGAAATTGCCCAACGTCTTAGTCTACTAGGAATGGAAAATGCCTTTGAAGTGTTAGCTGAAGTGAACAAGCTAAAAGCCTGTGGTCGTAACATCATTAGCTTCGCTATTGGTGAGCCTGATTTTGATACTCCAACCAATATCAAACAAGCCTGTATTCATGCACTTAATAGCAATAACACGCATTATGGCCCCTCCAATGGCATACTGCCATTGCGTGAGGCAATTGCCGAATACATTACCGCCACCCGTCATATACCGGTCACGGCGAATGAAGTTGTTGTCATGCCTGGTGGCAAGCCAGTCATTTATTATACCATTCATGCTTTAGTCAATCCTGGGGATGAGGTCATTTATCCGAATCCTGGCTTCCCAATTTATGAGTCGGTGATTAAATTTGTCGGCGGCATTCCAGTGCCGGCCCCGCTCATGGAAGAAAAGAATTTTACTTTTAATACTGAGCACTTGGAAAGTCTGATTACCCCAAAAACAAAACTAATTATATTAAACAGCCCGCAAAATCCAACCGGCGGTGTACTCACCAAAGAAAACTTAGCAGCAATTGCTCAGCTGGCCATTAAACATGACCTTTGGGTATTGTCGGATGAAATTTACAGCCGGCTTATTTATTCTGGTAAGTTCTACAGCATCAGCAGCCTACCGGGCATGAAGGAACGCACCATTATCTTAGACGGTTTCTCCAAAACTTATGCAATGACCGGCTGGCGGCTGGGCTATGGCGTAATGAATGAACAATTAGCCGAACAGCTCACTCGTCTGGAAACCAATTGTGAGTCTTGCACCAATACATTTATTCAATATGCCGGAATCGAGGCGCTAACCGGACCACAAGAATCAGTACAAATCATGCTGGAAGAATTTAGAGCCAGACGCAGTCTCATCGTAAACGGACTCAATGCAATCCGCGGCTTTTCTTGTAAAGTACCGGAAGGTGCCTTTTATGCTTATCCTAATGTTACAGCAGCTTGCCATAATCTTGGCTTCAGCACTTCGAAAGAGCTTCAGCAATACCTGCTCTATCATGCTGATGTTGCCGTACTGCCAGGAACCGCCTTTGGCGCTAAAAGCAACCAAGACAACAATGAATATCTGCGCTTCTCCTACGCAACTTCCCAGGAAAACATTCTCAAAGGCTTGCAGCAAATTAAGCAAGCTGTAGAACAAAAAGCTCACCCTTAG